From the Nitrospirota bacterium genome, one window contains:
- a CDS encoding response regulator, giving the protein MEETRYCLCCGEQVRFNRIEQNERIHLTCIYCGFLLAFEDEPLTIERPPQKTSPDVSGCILVADDSKFTRKIIHDLLIEKQFASEVMTFENGLELTSAFAKLISEKKPIEIIVIDLNMPVMDGITSAKTLRAIEAQHTLQNIPIAFFSAVKADNNLRRQMDELAPASYVNKGTDPDPDKLAERVEHLISYLLQEKRKKQGGL; this is encoded by the coding sequence ATGGAAGAGACCAGATATTGCCTCTGCTGTGGGGAACAGGTTAGATTCAACCGCATAGAGCAGAATGAACGCATCCATCTGACATGCATATACTGCGGCTTTCTTTTAGCCTTTGAAGACGAGCCCCTCACCATCGAAAGGCCACCTCAGAAAACCAGCCCCGATGTTTCGGGGTGTATCCTTGTAGCCGACGATTCAAAATTTACAAGAAAGATAATCCACGACTTGCTGATTGAAAAACAATTTGCCTCTGAAGTGATGACCTTTGAAAACGGCCTTGAGCTTACCTCGGCTTTTGCAAAATTAATATCTGAAAAGAAACCCATCGAAATAATCGTTATAGACCTCAATATGCCTGTGATGGATGGCATCACTTCCGCAAAAACTTTAAGGGCCATTGAAGCCCAGCATACCCTCCAGAACATTCCTATAGCATTCTTTTCAGCAGTCAAAGCAGATAATAACCTGAGAAGGCAGATGGATGAACTGGCTCCTGCAAGTTATGTAAACAAAGGCACAGACCCTGACCCTGATAAACTCGCAGAGCGGGTAGAGCATCTCATATCGTATCTCCTGCAGGAGAAAAGAAAAAAACAAGGTGGCTTATAA